TCTATCAACTCGCTCATGCAGAAGATGTCACTGACATACTCAAAAGTTCAACCGTAGGCCAAGACTATGGTCTAGCTCAAACCGCCATTGAGAATATAAGGAGAATGGCACTAAAATTATAGTAGTAATAACTTTGCAGTTTTTTCAACTTTTCAGTTTATTATTCTCTGTACCTAAAAGTTCCATGGTCTCGTCTTGCATGCCTTCCACCATgttctaggtacccttCCCTGAATACCTTCTAGAGATCTCTTTAGCCGCACCAACGTGCTAACATTCCCAAATATTTGCAACTATCGTCCTACAAAGGGATAAATGGTCACAACTACCCACTTGTGTGGACTAGTCGTGACTGCGGTAGGCGCGTGTACACGAACTTATGAGGCAGTGATTCTGGCGTTAAATTCAGTGAATACTTTAGGCTTTAAgtctatatttttaaatttgtataaatATGGGTGAGGTAAGTTACAAACGACTGCAGTAGATGGCTATTTGTTCCCCCCTTTCAATCTTGTCCAATCCACGGctatatttgtatttagGTCAAGGTCCCACGGAGCTTTAAGCTCATAGATGAACTGGAAAGAGGTCAAAAGGGTCTTGTAAATGAGGGTGTTTCGTTTGGACTCGAGAGACCTGATGATATCACACTCACCAATTGGTCTTGTACCATTCTCGGATACCCAGGGGTAAGTAATGCATAATTGGCGTGTAGAATGAAGAGAGACATTGGAAATGAGCTTAAAGTTCCGACTGGTATCGGTAGATGGGCGGAGGAGCTCTTTGTTATAGAGCGATAGGGTCATCTTTAGCTCAGACTGGCTAGAGATGCTATAGATCTCAAGGTTTACAAACATTTCCTGGGTTTCCCTGGTTATCCTGCTATTCTACTTCTAATACAGCCTCAACTGCAAGTATTCATTAGGCCTTTAGAAGCCGCCTACTGGGGACTTGTGCAGGCATACTACTCTAGATCATAATGGAGGAGAAGTCACGCTAGAAAAGTATTGGATGTTGGCGGCAAGGAGATTGGTGTGATTACTACGGGGTTTAGTGGGAAGAAGGTAACCACTTctgcctattactggactgGTGATACTAGTAAGGCTCTCTTGAACTAAATAGTTACTATAAAGACTAAACAGCAGGGGAACTTTTAGGTACACATTGTCTGTACCCTTACAGCCTATTTGCATTTTATTCACTCTTGAGATTCTACCTCTAGCAACTCTTATGCCCGTTCGTTACACAAAGGAATACTCTTATGCTCACATCCCGTTCACTCCTATTCATACTCTTTATTTTAAATCCCATAAACACTCATGTTTAGACCGTTTACGAGAATCGTATCTACTGTTTGTCTGTGATATGTGACGATCACTACCCGGATAGTCCGCCTATTGTTAGATTTCTCACAAAGATCGTATTGACTGGAGTTGACGGGAGTGG
The sequence above is drawn from the Theileria equi strain WA chromosome 4 map unlocalized gcontig_1105471998858, whole genome shotgun sequence genome and encodes:
- a CDS encoding ubiquitin-conjugating enzyme, putative (encoded by transcript BEWA_017080A) yields the protein MGEVKVPRSFKLIDELERGQKGLVNEGVSFGLERPDDITLTNWSCTILGYPGTVYENRIYCLSVICDDHYPDSPPIVRFLTKIVLTGVDGSGFVDPDYFMGLKNWRRQSSIESVLVDIRRQMAAQVNRRLPQPEEGVTYD